AGAAAATAACTGTCTCCTAGCTTTCTTATCTCAAGTACACTATGCTTAAAATTTCTTGTCATGTCACTTATCTGAATTGGTGTGAGCTGAACAACTTCACATAAAGTTGATTCATCAACACCTTCATCTCCAGCTGCATATAATAATCCCGTTATTATTTCCAGTTTATCAACCATTAAAAAGTCTGCCCCTTTCTATTAAGATTTCGCCAAATGTATGTTCCTGATGTATTTTAATCGTCTCCATCTTCATTAATTCTAATAATGCCATAAAAAGGGTGACAATCTGCGTCTTAGTTTCCGAAAAAGTTACAAAATCAGCAAATGTGATATTTTGTTTATGCTGTAACTGTTCAACGATATTTGTAGTGGCATCTTCAATTGAATAGGTGTCCCTTACCATCGATATGACAGGCTTTATTACATGCTGTCTTTGTTTTGCCTTATGATAGGCAGTTATCAGATCCAGTAAATCAAGTTCTAACGCCGTATCAGTCTCTTCAAATCGAGAAAGATCATTCGCACGTTTAACGAAGTATTGATCTTCTTCCTTCTTTCGTTCATTAAGGATATCTGCTAATATTCTATAGTTCTGATATTCAATAAGCTGATTCATCAAATCTTCTCTAGGATCCTCTATTTCTTCTACTGTCTCTGGACTTTCTGGTAGCAGCATTCTGCTTTTGATGCGTAATAGTTCACTGGCCATTACGAGATAATCGCCATGCACATTGATATCTAGATCAGTAACATCTTTGATATAATTTATATATTGTTCAGTCAGAATTTTCATCGATATATCATAAATATCGATTTCATACTGTTTTATTAGATGGAGCAATAGATCGAGTGGCCCCTGGAAGGACGCCAGTTTTACTTCATACATTATTTCACCTATATTCTGGAGTGGTTAAATTGAAAACTATTATTGCTGAGTATGTCTATTATTTTGAATATTTAAGAGATTATTTCGAGTGTCATGAACTGCTTGAGGAATCCTGGAAAAATAAAGCTGAATTCACAAAGCAGGACTTTGAAGTCGGATTGATCCTGCTTGCAACTGGTCAATATCATATGCGCCGCGGCAATGTTGCGGGCGGACAACGATCCTTATTGAAAGCAGAGCGAATTCTCAAACATTATATAGATTCACATTATGAACACCTTATAGATATCAGGCGATTGATCTCAGATATTGACATGCTCATAAATTCATCCGTATATTTCCCGATCACGCTGCCAGTGAGTTCTGAAATTCGTACTTTATTAAGTGATAAAGACCCTAAAAATTCCGCGGATGTCGACGAAAATATTATTCATAAACATTTGAAACGTGATAGATCCGAAGTCCTGCTGGCCAGACACAATGCATTATACAATAAAAAGCCAGTAAACGAGTCCCCATACGACAGCCATCATCGTAATAAAGATTAGCAGCATCATATTATTTCGGGGACTTTCTTCTCTTTGCTGAGAAATATTATTTATCTTTTGTTGTTCAGAAGGCTTGACAGCTGTTTCTTTATTGATTCTTTTTTTATTCATACATTTCTCCTATGCTCGCGGATGCGTATTTTTATAGACTTCGCGAATTTGTTTCGTATCGATATGAGTATATAACTGTGTTGATGAAATGTCGGCATGTCCAAGCATTTCTTGAACAGCACGTAAATCTGCACCATTTTCAAGCAGATGTGTCGCAAATGAATGTCTTAACGTATGCGGTGTAAGCTTCTTCTTTATTCCTGAATCTGCCTGAACCTGTTTCATAATCTTCCAGAATCCTTGCCTAGTCATACGCTTCCCATGAAAGTTCAGAAACAGACTATCTGTCATCTCTTTTTTGAGCATCTTATGTCGTGTGTTCGCTATATATGCATCCATCAGTTTAATCATATGTGCACCGATGGGTACAATGCGCTCCTTATTTCCTTTACCAGTGACTTTAACAAAGCCCATAACTGTATTTACATCTGCAACATCCAGATTGATCAGTTCTGACACGCGCATACCAGTCGCGTATAACAGTTCAAGCATTGCCTGATCCCTTCTCCCAGTTACTTTAGAGGTATCAGGTGTCGATAAGAAACTGTCCACTTCATCAACCGAAAGAATATCTGGAAGTTTTCGTTCGAATTTTGGAGGTTCAAGAATAATTGTAGGATCTTTCACTGCATATTTCTCTCTAAGTGCAAACTGATGAAATCCTCGAACAGATGCAGTGATTCTCGCAAGTGTCTTTGATGATTTACCATCATCCTTCAACTTGCCTAGAAATAATGAAATTGTAAATTTATCTATATTATCTATAGAACCAATATGTGATTCTTCTAGAAATTTCTTATAGTGATTTAAATCTCTTCTGTATGCCGCAATCGTATTTTCACTCAGACCTTTTTCAATCATAATAAAATGTAAAAATTCATCAATGATTTCCTGCATATCTTCACCTCTTTGTAGATTAAGTTTACCATAATATTTTATATGAATATATAAAAAAAGAGACTGCCGTCTCTTTATTCATTGATACGTTTATTAAGTTGATCTGCACTGAAACCTTTTTCAGTACATACTTTGCATATTCCATGAAAAGTCAGACGATGATCCATAATCTGAAAGTGATAATCACGTTCGACCTTCTTCTCAACATCCTCAAGTAAATCTTCTTCAATCTCTTCGACCGCTCCGCAATTCATACATACAAGATGATGATGAAAATGTTTTGCACCTTCTTTTCTCAAGTCGAAACGTGCGACACCATCACCAAAATTTATTTTATCTACAACTTTAAGTTCAGCTAAAAGTTCAAGTGTTCGATAAACAGTAGCTAGACCAATTTCAGGAGATTTTTCCTTTACCTTCAGAAATACATCTTCCGCACTTAGATGATCCGCTTCATTTTCCAATAATACAGTAACTGTCGCTTCCCTTTGAGGGGTTAGTTTATAAGAAGCTTCATGTAGCTGCTCCTTTATTCTATTAATTCTTTCCTGCATATCTTCACTCCTAAAGGTAACGATTAATATATATAAAATATCAGTAATTGAGAATTAATGCAACTAAATATATATTCAGATTAGAATAATTATTAAATAATAATATATTATTTTCTTACTTTCTCATTTTGAGCTGATAATTTAATATTGCGATAATCGTCTTTGCATCTTCTATTCTTCCTTCGTCAATCCATTGCAACGCTTCATCTAATGTGAGCCAGTGATGATTGACAAACTCATCTTCGTCAGGAGAAAGCATGCTGGAAGCGATTAATGTATCTGTATAATATAATGAAATGTATTCATCACAAAAACCAGGGGATACATAAAATTCATTTAATAATGACAGCTGCTGAGTCGTATACCCTGTTTCCTCTTCAAGCTCACGCTTAGCCGTATTAATCCTTTCCTCCCCTGATTCAACCTTACCTGCCGGAATTTCAATCAGACACTTCTCCATGGCCTTACGAAACTGTTCCACAAATAGAATCTTTTTATCTTTAACTGCAAGAATGGCAACAGCACCTGGATGCTTTACCACTTCCCTCACTGTTTCTCTGCCATTCGGTAGCGTAACAATATGCTTTTCTACTTTGATTACCTTGCCGTCCATTATCTGTTTCTTTTCAATCGTACGTTCAGTCAGATCCATATCAATTCACTCTCTTTCATTAGTCATGTTAAACTATATCTATTATAACGAATGGAGGAATAATCTTGAAGACAAATCACACGAAAAGCGGACTTGCATTTTCACAGCTAGGTTTAGGCGCAATGAATCTTCCGCAAATACAAGCTGATGCCGATAAAATATTACAGACCGCTATAGAGAACAATATCACTTACATAGACACTGCCGACTTGTACCAAAAAGGACAAAACGAGAAACTTATTGGTGAATTTCTGAGTTCAAACAAGCTCAGACATGAAGTCACACTTGCTTCTAAAGTCGGAAATGAATTCAATATGGCTAACGATGAAGTCAAATGGAATCCTTCTAGATCACATATACAACGTAGTATTACCGACACCTTAGCACGTTTGAAGACGGATTATCTGGATCTGTATATGCTGCACGGCGGTACAATTGAAGATGATAAGGAAGAAGTCATCGATACGTTCGAAAGCTTAAAGAAGGACGGATTGATTCGGGCATATGGAATAAGCTCTATCAGACCTAACGTTATCGATTATTACCTCGAACACAGCAATATCGACACAATAATGATGCAGTTCAGCTTAATCGATAATCGACCTGAACAGTTAATCGAAAGTATTGATGATAAAGATGTTCAAATATTAGCAAGGGGTCCTCTGATGAAAGGGCTACTGACAGACGATGCATCTCGCATACTAGATGCAAAGTTTAAGGAAGGCACATTAGATTCGAATTATGAAGAGTTGAAAAGTAGTCTTGAAGCGGCGCAAAGTACTGGTAATCTAACTGAACTTGCATATCAATATTTACTGCAGTATCCAGTAGCATCCATTGTAAATGGCGCTTCAAGCAAGGAACAGTTACTGGAAAACATCAAACATTTCGACAATGCGATTAAACAACAAGCAAGTAACATCGAACAAGTAAGAAGCTTCTTTAAAAATATTGATTATAAGGAACATATCAAATGAAATCAAGAACGCTGATAAATACACTATTAGGTCTTTCTGTTGCAAGTGGTATTACATCCAGCATCACAGGAATTATCGCTTCAAATTATCTGCTGAACTTTAAACTTAGGGACGTTGAAGTCATCAGGAGAAGAGAAATCAAAGCAAAACGGCTGGATGAACAAGCCTTTAAAGCACTGAATCCAGTCGATGTCACAATCCACTCACGCAACGGCTACAATCTTAGTGGAACAGTGGTAAAACCTTATCAACATAATTACTGGATGATTTTTTGTCATGGTGTCACTGAAAACAAGATTACAAGCATAAAATATTTAAATCTATTCATTTCACTGGGCTTTAACGGTATTATCTTTGATCATAGACGTCATGGTGAAAGTGAAGGTAGTCATTCAACATATGGATACTACGAAAAAATAGATCTGGAAAGTGTCATCACCTTCTTGAAGGAACAACATGGCTACGATATAAAGTTTGGTATTCACGGTGAGTCTATGGGTGCAGCAACTACATTGCTCTATGCAGGCGAACTCGCAAATGAAGCTGAGTTCTATATTGCGGATTGTGCTTTTAGTAACTTTAGTCAGCTGCTGACACAGATCATCGAACAAAAGTCGAGATTAGGAAGTGGATTTCTGCTTTATTCGATGAATCAAATATTAAGACTGAGAACCCATTTTACTTTAAATCAAGTTTCACCGATCAATGTCATACACAATGTTGAACAGCCGATACTGTTCATCCATTCAAAGCCAGATACATTTATTCCTTATACACATTCTGTTGACCTTTATAATAAGAAGACTGGACCTAAGATGCGCTGGTACCCGGAGCATGGCGGTCACGCTGCAAGCTATAATGTCAATCCATTAACATATAAGAAAGTTGTACAAAACTTTCTTGAAACTTATGACCTTTTCCCTCCGGTTCAGCAATAATCATTTAACCTTTGTCATAAAAAATGGTTTGAACACCCTTTCAATAGAACGTGGAGCCAGGTTATAGATCTTTAAAGCAATATACATCCATTTCGGAAGATTAATTTCTGTTCTTGGATGGTGTATTGCTTTTATTATTTCCTGTGCCAGCATATCGCTGCGTATCATAATCAGACGATTTAAACGGGATACATTGCCACTCGCTTTAAAGATAAATTCTGTATCAACTGGTCCTGTGTTGACTACAGTAAAGGTAGCTTCAGGCATTTCCAGTCGCAATGCATTTATCGTCTGATTAAGTGCAGCTTTAGAAGCAGAATAGATTGCCCCACCTGGAGTTGATGCATTAGCCGCTAATGAACCAAGGATAATGTAATGCGGATTGAGCTGTTTATCTACCATCGACTTGATAATATAGACCACACTCTGATAGTTGACGAACATCATCTCATTCATTGTTTGTGGCGTCATCGACACAAGTGATTGATAATATGCAAATCCCGCACAAAATATTACAACATCAAAGTTAATATCATCTATCTCCTCGATAAACGCCAAAGTTGACTGCTCAGATTTAAAGTCACTATATAGCAATACACATCGATCACCGAAAGATTCCTTTAAATAAGACAGTTTACTTAATGTTCTCGCACATGCATAGACAATGTCCCCATCTTTAAGCAGCTGTTCAGCAAGTTTAATTCCAATGCCCCCTGAGGCACCTGTAATCAATATTCTTCTATTCATATTTCTCACCATCGCAATTGTAATTTATATATAGTTTACACTATAATAAATGCTATAAACAGTTTTGGGGGGATAACATGAAAATCGTGTTCTTTGGTTCAGGTAATATGGCAAGCGCCGTTTTTATCGGACTTGTCGAAAGCAAAACGATTCAAGGTAAAGATATTTTTATTACGAACCGTTCTAATGAAGAAGAATTAAAGCGTTTTAATCAACTTTATCAAATAAATTACAGCTATGATGACGAAGCTTTACTTAAAGATGCTGATTTTGTCTTTCTTGCGGTTAAACCGTATGACTTTGATTCAGTTGCTGAGAGAATTAAACCATATCAATTTAAAGAAAACCATTTCGTGTCGATGATGGCAGGTATACCTATTGATCAAATCAAGAATAAATTAAATACGCAGAACCCAGTTGCACGTATAATGCCGAATACGAATGCACACGTTCAGCAATCTGTGACTGGAATATCATATTCTGATAATTTTGAAGCAGAAGCTAAATCAAATCTTAACGCATTACTAGAGGCATTCGGTACGTCTATTGAAGTTAAAGAAGAATCTCTACATGATGTGACTGCGATAACAGGAAGCGGACCTGCATTTCTTTACTATGTATATGAAGAATATATTAAAGCAGCAAAGCACCTTGGACTATCTCCAGACGATACAGATATCGCCGTAAGAAACTTAATCATAGGTACTGGAAGAATGCTGGAGAACTCAGAACTATCGATCGATCAGCTACGTGAAAATATTACTTCAAAAGGTGGTACGACTAAAGCTGGCTTAGATGCTCTGCGCAAACATCCGATAGAAGAAATGTTTATCGATTGTCTAGAACACGCCTTGAACAGAAGCAAAGAACTAAGTGAATAAAAGGACGTGACACGAGCGTTCAGACACGAATAAAATCAAAAAGACGACAAAAAAACGGTTTTTGTTTTGAGTCGTCTTTTTGATTTTATGGAAGTGTCTGCTCGTGGAACGCCGTAAATGAAGGACGGGACACGAGCGTTCAGACACGAATAAAATCACGAAAAGACGAAACGAAATGGTCTTTTCGTGATTTATATTTATTCCAAGCTATACTCAGAAAAATCATCCGCAATAGAGACTTCACAATCTGTTCTAGCCTTAATATCGACAAGCAATCGACTGATATCATCACTAGTGTAGCGGTTGCTGACATGATTGATAATGAGTTTTTTTACATTACTTTCACTAACGAAAGATAAGACATCATCAATATGGCTGTGATAGTATTTATGACTCAATTCAACATCCCCATCCAGATATGTACATTCATGTACAACAACATCCGCATTTTCTGCTAAGGAAATTTCGTTGTCACAAGGCATCGTATCTCCGAAAAATACGAGCGTCTTCCCTTTTTTTCCGGGCGTCTTATAATCCGCAGTGTTATATATTTTACCATTTATTGTCACTTGTTCATGCAACTTGAACGCTTTATAGACAGGTCCTGGCTCGATACCTTCAGCCATCAGTTTTTCTTTAATCAAGTTACCAGCAGCATCGGGCATCACTATTCTGTATCCGAATGAAGGTATTCCATGCTTTAGTTCTCCTACTGTTATTCCTATATCATAGATTAAAAATTTATCACCATGATTAATTTCGATAATTTCAAGAGGATAGTTAAGATGTGAACCGGATACTTCAAGTACGGTGTCAACAAACTTTCTTAACCCTGATGGACCATATAACGTCAGCTTTCTGTCCTGACCTCCTTGAAAACTTCTTGAAGTTAATAGACCTGGCAGTCCAAAGATATGGTCTCCATGCAGATGAGAGATAAATATATGTGTGAGCTTTCCAAGTTTAATATTCGTATGTAATATTTGATGTTGTGCTGCCTCTCCGCAATCAAACATCCAGTATTCATTATAGAGTGGATTTAAAGAAAGGATTGTCGTCTGTGTATTTCTTTCTTTTGTAGGTAATCCGGCGCTCGTTCCTAAACAAATAATCTTCAAATTAAAAACCACCTTTTCATCACGTAATTATAGCATGTTTTAATTGTATTTTTATGTGTTCTATGAAAAAATATAAAAGAATAATAATAGAATCGAGGTTAGTTATCTTGGATATAGAAAAGCAAAATATTCCCTGCTTAATTACCATTTTTGGTGCAACAGGCGACTTAAGTCATCGTAAATTATTTCCATCCCTGTTCCATCTTTTTCAACAGGGAAATCTCAATGACCAAATTGCAATCATCGGAATTGGCCGACGTGCATGGTCAAATGATAAATTCAGAGCTGAAATCAGAGCTTCTATCGAGAAGTTTGTAGCTGATACGCATAAAATCGACGCCTTTATGGAACACGTATTTTATCAGCCGCATGATGTAAATGATGCTGCAAGCTATGCATCGCTTAAATCACTTTCAGAAACTTTAGATGCTGAATTTAACCTGCAAGGTAACCGCCTATTTTATTTAGCAATGGCTCCAGAATTCTTTGGTACTGTTACCGATCATTTGAAATTAAGTGGTCTTACTAAGACAGATGGTTTCAAACGTCTAATAATCGAAAAACCATTTGGTAAGGATTTAAAATCTGCAGAGCAGTTAAATCAGCAGATTCGAAAATCATTCAAAGAAGAAGAAATATATCGTATCGATCATTATCTTGGAAAAGATATGGTACAAAATATTGAGGTCATTCGTTTTAGCAATGCCATGTTTGAACCTTTATGGAATAATAAATATATCTCAAATATTCAGGTCACGTCATCTGAAATTCTTGGTGTTGAAGATCGAGGTGGCTATTATGATAAGAGCGGCGCTTTAAAAGATATGGTACAGAATCATATGCTACAAATCGTTTCTCTACTGGCAATGGAGCCTCCAATCTCCCTGTCATCAGAAGATATTAGAAACGAAAAGGTTAAAGCTTTACGTTCTATTCGCAAGATTAAACCCGAACATGTCAGAAGCTATTTTGTTCGCGGACAGTATGATGCTGGTGAAATTAATGGTGAGAAGGTACAAAAATATCGTGACGAAGATAATGTCGCACCAGATAGTAACACTCCCACTTTCGTTGCAGCAAAAGTTATGCTTGATAACTTCAGATGGGCTGGCGTTCCATTCTATATCAGAACCGGTAAACGTATGAAAGAAAAAGAAATCAGAGTAGTTGTAGAATTCAAAGAAATGCCGATGAACCTATACTATCAGAAAGATAAAGAACTCGATTCAAATCTGCTGATCATCAATATTCAGCCAAATGAAGGAATTGAACTACATTTAAATGCACGTAAATATATAGAAGGAATCGATACAGAGCCTGTAAAGCTTTCTTATGCGATGACTGCACAAGATAAGATGAACACCGTTGATGCATATGAAGGATTAATCTATGACTGTTTACGTGGTGATGCAACAAACTTCACCCATTGGGAAGAACTGAAAGCGACCTGGTCATATGTTGATACTGTTGCGGAATACTGGGATAATAATCCAGCACCATTCCCTAACTATCCGGCAGGCAGCAATGGACCGATTAAGAGCGAATTACTGCTTAGTCGTGATAATTTCCATTGGTGGGATTTCTAAACATAAATAACTTTATCATTAGATATCACCTGAACAAATGGCTGTTCAGGTGTTATTTAATAGGATTTAATCTAATATTCGAAGTAATAATTTTATTTTCTATTTATTTGTGTTATCTTAATCATAAAAAAGGAAATAACTTTATGAACGATGCATACTATGATCACCAGCTCAATATTCAGACAGAAATTTATTATGAGTCATATTCTCGTGGCGCAATTCATCGCTATGAACCGACAGAATATATGCATCTCGAAAAACTATTTCTTAAGATTAAACCTTATATATGTGATGATGATGTTCTTGTCGATATCGGCTCAGGGATGCATCGCGTTCCTATTTTTGCTGCCAATCAGCTACGAATACAGACGAAAGGCATAGAAATCAACAAGCAGCTTTATTTGCATGCATTAAAGAATATTAAAGCTTATTCACATATTAATGAAGGCCATATCGAAGCAATCAACTGTGATATATTGAATTATGAAATCAAAGCGCAGGATAGCATTTTCTTCCTATTCAATCCTTTTTCGGTTCATATCTTCACAAAGTTTATCGATTCGCTACTTTCCAGTATAGAATCGCAAAGAAAACTACTCATCTTGTATTATCCTGATGCTAGTTATATCAATTATTTGCAATATATAGATGAAATCTCACTGCTTCATACTATCAAGCTGGAAGACTATGATAACGACAAGCAGGAGATGATACATATATATACTATTAACTACGAGAATAAGAAAGTGTGAAATGATGAAATCAATTGAAACCGTCCAAAAAACAATCGTATATCTTGAAGATCATCTATTACAGCCCTTTACACTTGATGAGCTTAGTAATTATCTTGAAGAGAGTGCATTCCATATTACACAGTCCTTTACTATGATCACAGGAATGTCTGTAGAAGAATATGTTCATAGCAGGAAGATGACAGAAGCTGCGAATTATTTATTGAACGGAAACTATAGACTTGTCGATGTTGCAGAAAAATATGGCTATTCAAGTGCACATGAATTTAGTACAGCATTTAGTGAATTTCACGGGATTTCACCAATACAAGCACGTGCTAATCCAGAGAAGCTTCATATGGTTCATCGACTTTATCTGCAGCTCTCAGTAACTACGAAGGCGCCTGCACATTATAGTATAAGACGTACTGATTATACAGAATTGATCGGAAAGTCCGTTAGAATCGATAATCAGCAGCTGTCCAATCAATTTTTAATTCCTGATCTTATCTATGATGAAAATAAAGATGGATTTATCGATGAGCTATTGCACTTGAGTCATGATGGAAAATTATATGTAACACTTCATCCAGATATAACAGGTGTTCATATATTTATCGGTGTACAGTCAGAGCGATCTTACCAATATGAAACAGCTAGTATAGCTCGTGCTCAATATGCTGTATTTCATGCTAGAGGACATCTGGATTATATATTCAGCGAAATTTGGCATTCTATAGAAAAACAGGTCGATCTGCAGCTGCACTATTTAAGAAATGAGCAGTTTGTCTATGTTCTTCCTTCTGATTATGCTTTTGATAACGACTTCAATAAAGTTGAGCTTTGGATTCCTGTAGAGAAATAATTCTATCGATAATATGTTTCAAACTATCATTTAGAGTAAATAAACCCGCACACTACTGTCAATATGCAGTAGTGTGCGGGTTTTTTATTAGTTACTGATTATGTCTTCTAATAAAGATGTGTTATTTCCAATCTGTATGGAATGTACCTGCTCTATCTTTTCTTTCATATGTGTGTGCTCCAAAATAATCACGCTGCGCCTGAATAAGGTTCGCAGGAAGATCTTTCGCAGTGTATGAATCAAAATAGTTGATTGCTGAAGCAAAGGTCGGTACTGGTGTACCTGTCATAATTGCAGTAGATGCTACTTTTCTTAAACTCTGCTGGTATTTTTCAACAATCCCTTTAAAGTATGGATCAAGCAATAAATTCTGAAGATTATTATCGAGATCATACGCATCTTTTATCTTTTGTAAGAACTGCGCACGTATAATACATCCTTCACGCCAGATCATTGCAAGATCACCAAGCTGCAAGTTCCAGTTATAGCTCGTAGAAGCTTCTTTCATCTGAGCAAATCCTTGTGCATAACAGCAGATTTTACTCATATATAATGCTTCACGAATAGCCTCAAGGAATTCTTCCTTATTTCCTTCAAAGTTATTTTTTTCATTTCGAATCGCTTCATGTGCTATTACGCGTTCATCTTTTTGGCTTGATATCGTTCTGGCAAATACAGATTCCGTAATAATCGTCAACGGAACACCTAAGTCAAGCGCATTGATCGAAGTCCATTTGCCTGTGCCTTTTTGTCCTGCTTTGTCTAGTACTTTCTCTACAAGCGGAGTACCATCTTCGTCAAGCTTATTAAAGATATCGGCTGTAATTTCGATAAGGTAGCTATCCAGCTCCCCTTCATTCCATGTTTTAAAAGTGTCTGCAATTTCTTGATGTGACATGTGCAGTACGTTCTTCATCAGATCATAGCTTTCTGCAATAAGCTGCATATCCGCATATTCAATACCGTTATGCACCATTTTCACGTAATGTCCTGCGCCATCTGGACCGATATAAGCGACACATGGCTTACCGTCCTTTGCTTTTGCTGCGATAGATTCTAGAATTGGTCTAACGAGTTCATAAGCTTCCTTCTGACCACCAGGCATGATAGAAGGGCCATGTAACGCACCTTCTTCACCACCAGACACACCCGTTCCGATAAAGTTGATGCCTTTTTCTGAAAGATAGACATTACGACGAATCGTATCGTTATAATTCGTATTTCCACCATCAATCAAGATGTCACCTTCATCTAATAATGGCAATAGACTTTCAATTGTTGCGTCTGTTGCTTCACCTGCTTTAACCATCATCATGATCTTACGTGGACTTTCAAGACTATTCACGAATTCTTCTAAAGTATATGTCGGATGAATATTCTTACCATCTGATTCCTTCATCATCAAGTCTGTTTTATCACTTGAACGATTATAGACAGAAACAGAATTACCTCTTGATTCAATGTTCCATGCAAGATTCTTACCCATTACTGCAAGACCAATAACACCTATTTGTTGTTTATTCATACTCTACCTCTTTCAATAATTATTCCATCTTATTATAACATATCGCAATGTTCGTTTGATTAAACAAGCTTAATGATTTCAAGGACTTGTTCTGTCAATTTCTCCATTTCTGTTATTGCAATTCTTTCATTCACTGTATGGATCTTCTCATAACCCACTGCAAGAACTACTGTAGGCACACCGTAGCTATTGATAAAGTTAGCGTCACTACCTCCACCATTGGATACAATTTCAGGCGTTCTGCCAATATTAAGTGCTGCCTGCTGGGCTATCTTTATGACTTCACTTTCTTCAGATACATAAAATGATGGATATTTCACAGTAACTTCTACATCTGCTGAACCTCCAAGTTCAGCAGCAGCTGTTAAAAATGCTTCTTTCATGTGCTGTACTTGTTGATGCATCTTTTCTTCATCCAGACTTCTTGCTTCAGCAAGTACATAGCAGCTATCAGCTACAATATTTGTCTTTTCTCCACCTTCAATACGTCCGATATTTGCAGTCGTTTCACTATCTATTCTTCCGAGCTTCATGTTACTGATTGCACGAGCAGCAATATTAATTGCACTTACGCCTTTTTCAGGTTCAACACCGGCATGGGCAGTCACACCCTTAATATTGACGCTAATGGATGCATTATTAGGCGCCCTATGGACGATTGTACCGACTTTATTACCTGCATCCGGTGCAAATCCATAACCCTCAACTAATTTGCTGCCATCTAAAGCTCCAGCTCCA
Above is a window of Macrococcoides canis DNA encoding:
- a CDS encoding M20/M25/M40 family metallo-hydrolase, with the translated sequence MNTERLVETFKSLVKIDSETGHERAIADHLKNVFTELGLQVEEDDTQEKTGFGAGNLFITLKGNTNQKPILLSCHMDTVTPGQGIEPIVTDGIIHTDGSTILGADDKAGIAAIIETIQTLQEEQRDHGDIQIVITVGEESSLVGAGALDGSKLVEGYGFAPDAGNKVGTIVHRAPNNASISVNIKGVTAHAGVEPEKGVSAINIAARAISNMKLGRIDSETTANIGRIEGGEKTNIVADSCYVLAEARSLDEEKMHQQVQHMKEAFLTAAAELGGSADVEVTVKYPSFYVSEESEVIKIAQQAALNIGRTPEIVSNGGGSDANFINSYGVPTVVLAVGYEKIHTVNERIAITEMEKLTEQVLEIIKLV